A region from the Sandaracinus amylolyticus genome encodes:
- a CDS encoding TonB-dependent receptor domain-containing protein: MSARVAVLIALALATCASRALAQDPDAPDPASDELDDDDLLTEDVVVSTTSEADAIAESADSVLVLETDVVRIQAADAGEVLARQEGISVRRGGGLGSSARICIHGICDAGIRYFLDGVPLELAGFGHGISNVPLSMVERVEIYRGAVPIRLGTDALGGVIDLVREQAYFVPHASASLLAGSWGTYRAYVDGGYRHDASGFYAGASAFVDHADNDYPIDVLVTDAAGRLSPARVRRFHDAYDAYGVAAEVGLVGVPFADRLLLRGFVNEYDRELQHNVVMTVPYGEVTYGEVSAGGLLRYSHTIDTQWSIDAFAGYTRREITFRDASTWVYDWHGRRVRERRVAGEIDPRARDQVVWEDAAPARLTLSFQLTPEHLFVANVTPEFTSRSGDERVQVDPMARDPLSAQRDLFTMVSGIEHRMSVFDDALETSLFIKDYVYASASEEVLRDSIVARHDRSTHDVGAGAAARYRIADGILARATYEYATRLPEPYEVFGDGVLVVENLDLLPERSHNATLEGSLDVRADPGRFEASIAGFVRARENMIVLLGTQRSFSYQNVYSALVVGGEASVRWTSPGDWVVLAANATYQEDRNTSAEGTFARVRGDRIPNRPFLFANFSAELHASGVLGHRDELTLGWRGRYVHEFFRGWESQGSVEHKQTVSSQLAQDVWLTYVVDGEPRISTSLEVQNLADAALFDFFGAQRPGRSFFVRVTAEL; the protein is encoded by the coding sequence ATGAGCGCGCGCGTCGCCGTGCTGATCGCGCTCGCGCTCGCGACGTGCGCGTCGCGCGCCCTCGCGCAGGATCCAGACGCGCCCGATCCGGCGTCGGACGAGCTCGACGACGACGATTTGCTCACCGAGGACGTCGTCGTGTCGACGACGAGCGAGGCCGACGCGATCGCGGAGTCGGCGGACTCGGTGCTCGTGCTCGAGACCGACGTCGTGCGCATCCAGGCCGCCGACGCGGGCGAGGTCCTCGCGCGACAAGAAGGGATCTCGGTGCGCCGCGGAGGAGGGCTCGGCTCGAGCGCGCGCATCTGCATCCACGGGATCTGCGACGCCGGGATCCGCTACTTCCTCGACGGCGTCCCGCTCGAGCTCGCAGGGTTCGGCCACGGGATCTCGAACGTCCCGCTCTCGATGGTCGAGCGCGTCGAGATCTATCGCGGCGCGGTTCCGATCCGGCTCGGCACGGACGCGCTCGGCGGCGTGATCGACCTCGTGCGCGAGCAGGCGTACTTCGTCCCGCACGCGTCGGCATCGCTCCTCGCGGGCTCGTGGGGCACCTACCGCGCGTACGTCGACGGCGGCTACCGGCACGACGCGTCGGGCTTCTACGCGGGCGCGAGCGCGTTCGTCGATCACGCGGACAACGACTACCCGATCGACGTGCTCGTGACCGACGCGGCGGGGCGCCTCTCACCGGCGCGCGTGCGCCGCTTCCACGACGCGTACGACGCGTACGGCGTCGCGGCGGAGGTCGGTCTCGTCGGCGTCCCGTTCGCCGATCGGCTCCTGCTCCGCGGCTTCGTGAACGAGTACGACCGCGAGCTCCAGCACAACGTCGTGATGACGGTGCCCTACGGCGAAGTGACGTACGGCGAGGTCTCGGCGGGCGGGCTCCTCCGCTACTCGCACACGATCGACACGCAGTGGTCGATCGACGCGTTCGCCGGCTACACGCGCCGCGAGATCACGTTCCGCGACGCGTCGACGTGGGTCTACGACTGGCACGGACGGCGCGTCCGCGAGCGACGCGTCGCGGGCGAGATCGATCCTCGCGCGCGCGACCAGGTCGTGTGGGAGGACGCGGCGCCGGCGCGCCTGACGCTGTCGTTCCAGCTCACGCCCGAGCATCTCTTCGTCGCGAACGTCACGCCCGAATTCACGAGCCGCTCGGGCGACGAGCGCGTCCAGGTCGATCCGATGGCGCGCGATCCGCTCAGCGCGCAGCGCGACCTCTTCACGATGGTCTCCGGCATCGAGCACCGCATGAGCGTCTTCGACGACGCGCTCGAGACGTCGCTGTTCATCAAGGACTACGTCTACGCGAGCGCGTCGGAGGAGGTGCTGCGGGACTCGATCGTCGCGCGCCACGATCGCAGCACGCACGACGTCGGCGCCGGCGCGGCGGCGCGGTACCGCATCGCCGACGGCATCCTCGCGCGCGCGACGTACGAGTACGCGACGCGCCTGCCCGAGCCGTACGAGGTGTTCGGCGACGGAGTCCTCGTCGTCGAGAACCTCGATCTTTTGCCCGAGCGCAGCCACAACGCGACGCTCGAGGGATCGCTCGACGTGCGCGCCGACCCGGGGCGCTTCGAGGCGAGCATCGCCGGCTTCGTGCGCGCGCGGGAGAACATGATCGTCCTCCTCGGCACCCAGCGGAGCTTCTCCTATCAGAACGTGTACAGCGCGCTCGTCGTCGGCGGCGAGGCGTCGGTGCGCTGGACGAGCCCGGGCGACTGGGTCGTGCTCGCCGCGAACGCGACGTACCAGGAGGACCGGAACACCAGCGCCGAGGGCACGTTCGCGCGGGTCCGCGGTGATCGCATCCCGAACCGGCCCTTCTTGTTCGCCAACTTCTCGGCCGAGCTCCACGCGAGCGGCGTGCTCGGCCATCGCGACGAGCTGACGCTCGGATGGCGTGGCCGCTACGTCCACGAGTTCTTCCGCGGCTGGGAGTCGCAGGGGAGCGTCGAGCACAAGCAGACGGTGTCCTCGCAGCTCGCGCAGGACGTGTGGCTCACCTACGTGGTCGACGGCGAGCCGCGCATCTCGACGTCGCTCGAGGTCCAGAACCTCGCGGACGCGGCGCTCTTCGACTTCTTCGGCGCGCAGCGCCCGGGGCGCTCGTTCTTCGTTCGCGTCACGGCGGAGCTCTGA